Genomic DNA from Novipirellula galeiformis:
TTCATCCGCGTCTGTTTGATCAGCTCGCCTGCTTCCTCAGCGAACTCCGAATCGATCGAATGAATGGTGGCAGCCGTCAAGGAATCTTCGAGTTTTGCGATCACGTCGGCCGCAATCGGTTGCCGTTGTCCGTCCTGCATCAACTCGGCGACTCGATCCGCCAAACTTTGTTTTGCCTTCAGCGATCCAACTTGCGAGATCGACGACAGGATCACGGTGCCAAACTTTTCCGCCAGCAGGATCCGCGCAATTGAGCCGCCGACGACATCCGAGATCGTCGCTCGGTAGCTCGACCGCCCGCCGCCACGGACATCGACAAACCCAGCGGATTTATGGAATTTGACTAAGTCGGTGTGTCCTGGGCGGACTTCGCCGGTAGGCCCGGAAAATTGGGTGTAGTCGCCTGACTTTTTCGAGGTCGAAAGCACCATTGCGGCGATCGGTTCGCCCGTGGTGTAGCCCTGCTCGTATGCTTCGCTCTCGAAGGTATCGCCATCGAGTTGGACGCAGACCTTGCCGCCGCCGAGCAGTTGATCGGTGTCGTTTTGGAACAGTCCCGATAGAAAGACAACCTTGTCTTTCTCGTTACGGGGTGTCCCGTGCTTGTTGCCGCCCGGGCGACGGCGGTCGAGGTACTTTTGCACATCGACACGGCGAATCATTTGACCTGCTGGGCAGCCGAAGACGATGGTCGTTACGGCTGGACCATGCGATTCGCCCGCACCGGCAACGCTGAAGAGTGGACCGCCAAGAATTTCCATCACACAATCTCAATAGACACAAGCAACAAGAGGACAACGGACTGTTATCGTCGCGACTTCGTCGCGATCTGTCGACCCAGTCCGATGTTGGCTCGTGCCAAAATTAGGCACGCCGGAACAATCGCTGGCCGATTGTCGCTGATCGCTCCGCGATCAGAACGATGCAGAACGATGGATCGAGGAGTGATCCACGACATTGTTGGTTCCGACGTTCCTCATCGCTGCACCACAAAAAACATCGCTGCACCGCAAAAAACGCAAGGCGTCTAGGGCGTCGCCTTGCTCATGTTGTCGATCAAGCGTCCGACGTACTTGCCGACGCGTGGAGGTGGCTGTTTCAAAGATCGGGGCAACGCCGCAATCTGTTTCTTCCGTTTCGCGTCGAGCGGAGCCCCCAAGTCCAGCACATTCAACGCCTCGACGGCAGCAAAGTGCCCTACCCTTTCCACGTTGGCTAGTTCCAGTAGCCGCTCGGTCGCCGCTTGCTGTTCCGCCATACCTCCGATGATTTGAATCGCTTCACACGCAGCGATCGCGACGCTTGGTGATTTGTCGTTCATCGCGTGCTTGACCGCTTGGATTGCGGCGGGAGTGTTCGAGCCGCGAAGTCCAATGCCGCGGACCGCCCAAAATCGAATCACCGCATCCTTGTCAGCGGAAAGCTCGATCGCTTTTTCGGTTGTCATGTCACTGTTGACATCCGTCGCATCCAGAGCGGTTTGAGCAAGGCGTGTCATCAGTTCGGGATGGTTTACCGCAAATTCGCGAGGCGACTCATCCTCCGCGACCACGCGGTGCATCTCGGCTTCCGGAAACATGCCCATGTCGCCGGTTTCGATCATCCAGCGGTGAACGGCATCTCGCATCATGCTAACCCGATCGGCGTGGGCGGCATCGCCAGCAATATTTTTGACCTCATCTGGATCACTTTCCAAATCAAACAATTCTTCGACCGGTTTGGGCTGCCAAAACTTTGCTTGGTCCTCGTTCAATTTGCCCTCATCAAACATTTGTTTCCAAACGCGAGTCGTGGGGGTTTGGAACATGTAATCGACATGTTTTAAATAAGGACGCTCGGGATAGAAGTGTCGCATGTAGACATAACGGCCATCGGTACAGCTACGAACCATATCGATACGCTCGTCCATTCGTCCCCGCCAGCCGAACAAATACGGCTTAGCGGGGCCCGCGAACGCTCCGGCAAACGGGACTCCTTGCATGTTCGCAGGCGGTTTTACCCCTGCTAAGCTGATCACCGTTGGGGCCAGATCGACGAACGAAACCAACTGAGTTGACTCGCCACCGGGCATGTAGTCCTGGGGGGCAAGCGAACGAAATTGCTCGGGCACATGGACCAACAATGGCACACGTAATCCCGAATCGAACGGCCAACGCTTGCTGCGAGGCATCCCGCTGCCGTG
This window encodes:
- a CDS encoding chorismate synthase, with product MEILGGPLFSVAGAGESHGPAVTTIVFGCPAGQMIRRVDVQKYLDRRRPGGNKHGTPRNEKDKVVFLSGLFQNDTDQLLGGGKVCVQLDGDTFESEAYEQGYTTGEPIAAMVLSTSKKSGDYTQFSGPTGEVRPGHTDLVKFHKSAGFVDVRGGGRSSYRATISDVVGGSIARILLAEKFGTVILSSISQVGSLKAKQSLADRVAELMQDGQRQPIAADVIAKLEDSLTAATIHSIDSEFAEEAGELIKQTRMKGDSLGAMVEVVAVNVPPLLGDPLYQSLKVRLMGALGGLNAVQSCEVGAGREVVQRLGSDNNDPIRRSGYVRNSHGGMIGGITTGMPLVMQVGFKPTSTINQPQESVRKNLEEIEFELVKGRHDPCVGVRAGVTLESRVAIELLNAAMSHQASKLPSDLSRLF
- a CDS encoding sulfatase-like hydrolase/transferase produces the protein MNVSTVNRILIAGLCLLGGLGIQRSVAAEPLRPNLLWITSEDNGPQLGCYGDRYADTPNIDALAKKSLRFRHCWSNAPVCAPARTTLISGMHATSLGGHHMRSGVRLPADMKLYPQVLREAGYYCTNHSKTDYNFANDDAGWQKGGGKSPWRRRPTEATPFMSVINFTISHESQIRKRPHTLVHDPAQAPLPKYHPDTPEVRHDWAQYYDKLTEMDKMVGGVLKDLEADGLADSTIIFYYGDHGSGMPRSKRWPFDSGLRVPLLVHVPEQFRSLAPQDYMPGGESTQLVSFVDLAPTVISLAGVKPPANMQGVPFAGAFAGPAKPYLFGWRGRMDERIDMVRSCTDGRYVYMRHFYPERPYLKHVDYMFQTPTTRVWKQMFDEGKLNEDQAKFWQPKPVEELFDLESDPDEVKNIAGDAAHADRVSMMRDAVHRWMIETGDMGMFPEAEMHRVVAEDESPREFAVNHPELMTRLAQTALDATDVNSDMTTEKAIELSADKDAVIRFWAVRGIGLRGSNTPAAIQAVKHAMNDKSPSVAIAACEAIQIIGGMAEQQAATERLLELANVERVGHFAAVEALNVLDLGAPLDAKRKKQIAALPRSLKQPPPRVGKYVGRLIDNMSKATP